A window of Castanea sativa cultivar Marrone di Chiusa Pesio chromosome 1, ASM4071231v1 contains these coding sequences:
- the LOC142608948 gene encoding uncharacterized protein LOC142608948: MFKDIAATGDLAWAPTLGVLPDDLETPKEGLGDTSTDSFSPNDDDDVHEDETPNLTQPPNPTQNKGKKRVLPSSTQSKGKKGGTALQLTQQLSRICDIVELRNSVFSVEPSSTIRNVMERVCTLDGIEKGSELYLMATRIFQKLEKR; encoded by the coding sequence ATGTTTAAGGACATTGCGGCCACAGGAGATTTAGCATGGGCCCCCACTTTAGGTGTGTTACCTGATGATCTTGAGACACCTAAGGAGGGGTTAGGTGATACTTCTACTGACTCGTTTTCTCcaaatgatgatgacgacgttCATGAAGATGAGACTCCTAACCTCACACAACCACCTAACCCAAcacaaaacaaaggaaagaagcgaGTTTTACCATCATCCACACAGAGCAAAGGGAAGAAAGGAGGAACGGCATTACAGTTGACACAACAGCTTAGTCGTATCTGTGATATTGTGGAGTTAAGGAACTCAGTTTTTTCAGTGGAGCCAAGTAGTACTATTCGGAATGTCATGGAACGCGTGTGCACCTTAGATGGCATTGAGAAGGGTTCCGAACTCTACCTCATGGCAACACGTATTTTTCAGAAACTAGAGAAGAGATAG